One Oncorhynchus clarkii lewisi isolate Uvic-CL-2024 chromosome 28, UVic_Ocla_1.0, whole genome shotgun sequence genomic region harbors:
- the LOC139387132 gene encoding oocyte zinc finger protein XlCOF8.4-like isoform X2 gives MLSSVSLRAQIASIIEVLSKAAVSEISKVVDDGIVVLRVEMCRRENEINVLKNNVQQLDSELRKARGIQPRKRIHHGRSVAAENLGREGPGKNGTTCVRRTSVEKLQPGGDGNGKGEGVGPVDETLVKIEPGGEGEQEEQTTRRRDEDRLDAELSTYERDSQLWMPGTQEDNDMETNSLCLPDHSPEPSGMTAASCSSVSLPGKPYLESNVREDMILQLRQQQRHRQSEALRRTSDGTVKSNPDPQSEFGFGPNYNTARRARTKRFFQVNKHFICTLCGKSFERYSHLERHLRIHTGEKPYSCDLCGRCFNQKGSLKGHLKTHRVSMDGIANNEEKPLLDRRQSEEERCNGKYEVFQTAPQMPMKSEPGEEKDAFQTLDHKAGEQTAGRAEQQLDDDLSTYERDGRPWMSSSQADNDMETSNSEYFISSGQNSQCLTDHSPVLPVPGRVEASCSSASSPGKPYVDVSEDMILQLRQQHYGPSDTLLIASDGTVQPNSQVTDGASLNHPPIFSSFPERKVKTFQGVTKDKKCFICSFCGKVFERVGHLERHQRIHTGEKPYSCDICGRCFNQKGSLKGHLKTHRDGADMLTGLPPLDDKKPDVYPRPSENPGEPRDQPSPGEAQPSSGHSEEEEGRGQGLVGVAEKEKQFESQILSQPGPQHQQITERPDYQDDPEYVMDERESQLCRSFTERHSDERESQLCRSFTERHSDMESGSLNPGCSSDATKQQNSHPVSPSVKYHHSPFDGLHHHHGFYTSASREVELQHLSFQDEKDKLDVIEQEQYAGGVLHARNREDGDGTVLPRFQDRVPPSPLPVEEETAMRAYITEPNYSQEGILFALGIDSFDSTEGTSATTDDTRNRCFICSFCGKSFDRHSHFERHLHTHTGEKPYSCEICGKSFTQKSSLKAHQRLHTG, from the exons ATGTTGAGCAGTGTTTCTCTCCGGGCTCAGATCGCTTCCATCATAGAGGTACTTTCTAAAGCTGCGGTTTCAGAAATTAGCAAAGTAGTCGACGATGGCATAGTTGTGTTACGTGTGGAAATGTGTCGACGGGAAAATGAAATCAACGTCCTGAAAAATAATGTACAACAACTTGACAGCGAGCTTCGAAAAGCTCGAGGGATTCAACCTCGAAAACGCATCCATCATGGTCGATCAGTCGCTGCTGAGAATCTTGGGAGAGAAG GGCCTGGTAAAAATGGTACCACTTGTGTGAGGAGGACCTCCGTTGAGAAACTGCAGCCTGGGGGAGACGGCAATGGAAAGGGTGAAGGCGTTGGACCTGTGGATGAGACTCTGGTCAAGATTGAGCCGGGAGGGGAGGGTGAACAGGAAGAGCAGACTACAAGGAGAAGAGACGAGGATCGTCTTGATGCTGAACTGTCAACGTACGAGAGAGACAGCCAGCTGTGGATGCCCGGTACACAAGAAGACAATGATATGGAGACAAACTCACTGTGTCTCCCTGATCACTCTCCTGAACCTTCCGGAATGACGGCAGCTTCATGCAGCAGTGTTTCATTACCAGGGAAACCATATTTGGAGTCAAATGTCAGAGAGGATATGATTTTACAACTCCGACAGCAACAACGTCATAGGCAGTCAGAAGCGCTCAGGAGAACAAGCGACGGCACGGTAAAGTCAAACCCAGACCCTCAAAGTGAATTCGGTTTTGGCCCGAATTACAATACGGCAAGGAGAGCGAGGACCAAGAGATTTTTCCAGGTTAATAAACACTTCATTTGCACactgtgtggaaagagttttgaaCGTTACAGCCATCTTGAAAGACATCTACGAATTCATACGGGTGAGAAACCGTACAGTTGTGACCTATGTGGAAGGTGTTTCAACCAGAAGGGGAGCCTCAAAGGACATCTGAAGACTCACAGAG TATCGATGGACGGGATAGCTAACAACGAAGAGAAGCCTCTCCTGGATAGACGTCAGTCTGAGGAAGAGCGTTGCAACGGAAAGTACGAAGTTTTCCAAACTGCTCCTCAGATGCCCATGAAGTCTGAGCCAGGGGAGGAGAAGGATGCATTCCAGACACTAGATCATAAAGCAGGAGAACAGACTGCAGGAAGAGCAGAACAGCAACTGGATGATGACTTGTCAACGTACGAGAGAGACGGCCGGCCGTGGATGTCCAGTTCACAAGCAGACAACGATATGGAGACGAGCAATTCAGAATATTTCATCAGTTCAGGTCAGAACTCCCAGTGTCTCACTGATCactctcctgtacttcctgtccCAGGAAGGGTGGAGGCGTCATGTAGCAGTGCTTCATCTCCAGGGAAACCATATGTAGATGTCAGCGAGGATATGATTTTACAGCTCAGACAGCAACATTATGGACCTTCAGACACACTCTTGATAGCAAGTGACGGTACAGTACAGCCAAACTCGCAGGTCACGGACGGGGCTTCTCTGAACCATCCTCCCATCTTCTCCAGTTTTCCGGAAAGGAAGGTGAAAACCTTCCAAGGAGTCACCAAGGACAAGAAGTGCTTCATCTGCTCATTCTGTGGGAAGGTTTTTGAGCGTGTTGGTCATCTGGAAAGACACCAGCGAATTCATACGGGTGAGAAACCGTATAGTTGTGACATATGTGGAAGGTGTTTCAACCAGAAGGGTAGCCTGAAAGGACATCTGAAGACTCACAGAG ACGGCGCTGACATGCTAACGGGTCTACCTCCGCTAGATGATAAAAAGCCTGACGTTTATCCTAGACCCTCGGAGAACCCAGGGGAACCGAGGGATCAGCCCTCACCTGGTGAAGCACAGCCTAGCTCCGGGcacagtgaggaggaggagggcagggggCAGGGGTTGGTGGGGGTAGCAGAGAAAGAGAAGCAGTTTGAATCCCAGATACTCAGTCAACCAGGACCTCAACACCAACAAATCACAGAGCGACCAGATTACCAGGACGACCCAGAGTATGTcatggatgagagggagagtcAGCTGTGTAGATCTTTCACAGAGAGGCACAGTGATGAGAGGGAGAGTCAGCTGTGTAGATCTTTCACAGAGAGGCACAGTGATATGGAGTCTGGATCACTAAATCCAGGTTGCTCCTCCGATGCGACAAAGCAGCAGAACTCCCATCCTGTTTCACCCAGTGTCAAATACCATCACAGTCCTTTTGATGGACTGCACCACCACCACGGGTTCTATACGTCAGCTTCTAGAGAGGTGGAACTTCAACACTTGTCTTTTCAGGATGAGAAAGACAAGTTGGATGTGATTGAGCAAGAGCAGTATGCAGGGGGGGTTCTACATGCAAGGAACAGGGAGGATGGTGATGGAACAGTACTACCTAGGTTTCAGGACCGGGTACCACCGTCACCACTACCTGTAGAGGAGGAAACAGCAATGAGAGCGTACATCACAGAACCAAACTACAGTCAAGAGGGGATTTTATTTGCCCTTGGCATAGACAGTTTTGACAGTACAGAGGGAACCAGTGCCACTACAGACGACACAAGAAATAGATGTTTCATATGCTCCttttgtggaaagagttttgaTCGCCATAGTCATTTTGAAAGACACCTGCACACTCATACTGGTGAGAAGCCCTACAGCTGTGAGATATGTGGTAAGAGTTTCACTCAGAAGAGCAGCCTGAAAGCTCATCAGAGACTTCATACAGGTTAA
- the LOC139387132 gene encoding zinc finger protein 48-like isoform X1 has protein sequence MLSSVSLRAQIASIIEVLSKAAVSEISKVVDDGIVVLRVEMCRRENEINVLKNNVQQLDSELRKARGIQPRKRIHHGRSVAAENLGREGPGKNGTTCVRRTSVEKLQPGGDGNGKGEGVGPVDETLVKIEPGGEGEQEEQTTRRRDEDRLDAELSTYERDSQLWMPGTQEDNDMETNSLCLPDHSPEPSGMTAASCSSVSLPGKPYLESNVREDMILQLRQQQRHRQSEALRRTSDGTVKSNPDPQSEFGFGPNYNTARRARTKRFFQVNKHFICTLCGKSFERYSHLERHLRIHTGEKPYSCDLCGRCFNQKGSLKGHLKTHRVSMDGIANNEEKPLLDRRQSEEERCNGKYEVFQTAPQMPMKSEPGEEKDAFQTLDHKAGEQTAGRAEQQLDDDLSTYERDGRPWMSSSQADNDMETSNSEYFISSGRVEASCSSASSPGKPYVDVSEDMILQLRQQHYGPSDTLLIASDGTVQPNSQVTDGASLNHPPIFSSFPERKVKTFQGVTKDKKCFICSFCGKVFERVGHLERHQRIHTGEKPYSCDICGRCFNQKGSLKGHLKTHRDGADMLTGLPPLDDKKPDVYPRPSENPGEPRDQPSPGEAQPSSGHSEEEEGRGQGLVGVAEKEKQFESQILSQPGPQHQQITERPDYQDDPEYVMDERESQLCRSFTERHSDERESQLCRSFTERHSDMESGSLNPGCSSDATKQQNSHPVSPSVKYHHSPFDGLHHHHGFYTSASREVELQHLSFQDEKDKLDVIEQEQYAGGVLHARNREDGDGTVLPRFQDRVPPSPLPVEEETAMRAYITEPNYSQEGILFALGIDSFDSTEGTSATTDDTRNRCFICSFCGKSFDRHSHFERHLHTHTGEKPYSCEICGKSFTQKSSLKAHQRLHTG, from the exons ATGTTGAGCAGTGTTTCTCTCCGGGCTCAGATCGCTTCCATCATAGAGGTACTTTCTAAAGCTGCGGTTTCAGAAATTAGCAAAGTAGTCGACGATGGCATAGTTGTGTTACGTGTGGAAATGTGTCGACGGGAAAATGAAATCAACGTCCTGAAAAATAATGTACAACAACTTGACAGCGAGCTTCGAAAAGCTCGAGGGATTCAACCTCGAAAACGCATCCATCATGGTCGATCAGTCGCTGCTGAGAATCTTGGGAGAGAAG GGCCTGGTAAAAATGGTACCACTTGTGTGAGGAGGACCTCCGTTGAGAAACTGCAGCCTGGGGGAGACGGCAATGGAAAGGGTGAAGGCGTTGGACCTGTGGATGAGACTCTGGTCAAGATTGAGCCGGGAGGGGAGGGTGAACAGGAAGAGCAGACTACAAGGAGAAGAGACGAGGATCGTCTTGATGCTGAACTGTCAACGTACGAGAGAGACAGCCAGCTGTGGATGCCCGGTACACAAGAAGACAATGATATGGAGACAAACTCACTGTGTCTCCCTGATCACTCTCCTGAACCTTCCGGAATGACGGCAGCTTCATGCAGCAGTGTTTCATTACCAGGGAAACCATATTTGGAGTCAAATGTCAGAGAGGATATGATTTTACAACTCCGACAGCAACAACGTCATAGGCAGTCAGAAGCGCTCAGGAGAACAAGCGACGGCACGGTAAAGTCAAACCCAGACCCTCAAAGTGAATTCGGTTTTGGCCCGAATTACAATACGGCAAGGAGAGCGAGGACCAAGAGATTTTTCCAGGTTAATAAACACTTCATTTGCACactgtgtggaaagagttttgaaCGTTACAGCCATCTTGAAAGACATCTACGAATTCATACGGGTGAGAAACCGTACAGTTGTGACCTATGTGGAAGGTGTTTCAACCAGAAGGGGAGCCTCAAAGGACATCTGAAGACTCACAGAG TATCGATGGACGGGATAGCTAACAACGAAGAGAAGCCTCTCCTGGATAGACGTCAGTCTGAGGAAGAGCGTTGCAACGGAAAGTACGAAGTTTTCCAAACTGCTCCTCAGATGCCCATGAAGTCTGAGCCAGGGGAGGAGAAGGATGCATTCCAGACACTAGATCATAAAGCAGGAGAACAGACTGCAGGAAGAGCAGAACAGCAACTGGATGATGACTTGTCAACGTACGAGAGAGACGGCCGGCCGTGGATGTCCAGTTCACAAGCAGACAACGATATGGAGACGAGCAATTCAGAATATTTCATCAGTTCAG GAAGGGTGGAGGCGTCATGTAGCAGTGCTTCATCTCCAGGGAAACCATATGTAGATGTCAGCGAGGATATGATTTTACAGCTCAGACAGCAACATTATGGACCTTCAGACACACTCTTGATAGCAAGTGACGGTACAGTACAGCCAAACTCGCAGGTCACGGACGGGGCTTCTCTGAACCATCCTCCCATCTTCTCCAGTTTTCCGGAAAGGAAGGTGAAAACCTTCCAAGGAGTCACCAAGGACAAGAAGTGCTTCATCTGCTCATTCTGTGGGAAGGTTTTTGAGCGTGTTGGTCATCTGGAAAGACACCAGCGAATTCATACGGGTGAGAAACCGTATAGTTGTGACATATGTGGAAGGTGTTTCAACCAGAAGGGTAGCCTGAAAGGACATCTGAAGACTCACAGAG ACGGCGCTGACATGCTAACGGGTCTACCTCCGCTAGATGATAAAAAGCCTGACGTTTATCCTAGACCCTCGGAGAACCCAGGGGAACCGAGGGATCAGCCCTCACCTGGTGAAGCACAGCCTAGCTCCGGGcacagtgaggaggaggagggcagggggCAGGGGTTGGTGGGGGTAGCAGAGAAAGAGAAGCAGTTTGAATCCCAGATACTCAGTCAACCAGGACCTCAACACCAACAAATCACAGAGCGACCAGATTACCAGGACGACCCAGAGTATGTcatggatgagagggagagtcAGCTGTGTAGATCTTTCACAGAGAGGCACAGTGATGAGAGGGAGAGTCAGCTGTGTAGATCTTTCACAGAGAGGCACAGTGATATGGAGTCTGGATCACTAAATCCAGGTTGCTCCTCCGATGCGACAAAGCAGCAGAACTCCCATCCTGTTTCACCCAGTGTCAAATACCATCACAGTCCTTTTGATGGACTGCACCACCACCACGGGTTCTATACGTCAGCTTCTAGAGAGGTGGAACTTCAACACTTGTCTTTTCAGGATGAGAAAGACAAGTTGGATGTGATTGAGCAAGAGCAGTATGCAGGGGGGGTTCTACATGCAAGGAACAGGGAGGATGGTGATGGAACAGTACTACCTAGGTTTCAGGACCGGGTACCACCGTCACCACTACCTGTAGAGGAGGAAACAGCAATGAGAGCGTACATCACAGAACCAAACTACAGTCAAGAGGGGATTTTATTTGCCCTTGGCATAGACAGTTTTGACAGTACAGAGGGAACCAGTGCCACTACAGACGACACAAGAAATAGATGTTTCATATGCTCCttttgtggaaagagttttgaTCGCCATAGTCATTTTGAAAGACACCTGCACACTCATACTGGTGAGAAGCCCTACAGCTGTGAGATATGTGGTAAGAGTTTCACTCAGAAGAGCAGCCTGAAAGCTCATCAGAGACTTCATACAGGTTAA